Proteins encoded in a region of the Streptomyces akebiae genome:
- a CDS encoding ABC transporter substrate-binding protein, with protein MLKRSPLRGFGRPTAALLTVVLGTGLLAACGDSGTTKADDTVRAGADGAAFPRTLTTVMGDVEIPAQPKKVVVLDTGELDDVTLLGIDPVGAVAPHFKTEGGFPTYLEGDLENTTDVGPLLEPNLEKIASLRPDLILSSKVRHEKVYDKLSAIAPTVFTETTGGVWKENLKVHAEALGLEDEAEAELEKYETRAEALGEEIKKKDGTLPTVSVVRFVAGPTRLYASNSYSGVVLDDVGFRRPKSQISDDPAVTMKDVSPEEIDRADADLIFVTTADTPDKTQQKQVTSNPVWKDLPAVEDGKVFEVPDETWMSGIGVQAAEEMLADIAKATGVELPKQ; from the coding sequence ATGCTCAAGCGATCACCCCTGCGCGGATTCGGCCGTCCCACCGCCGCGCTGCTCACCGTCGTCCTCGGCACGGGCCTTCTGGCCGCCTGCGGCGACTCCGGCACGACGAAGGCGGACGACACCGTGCGGGCCGGTGCCGACGGCGCCGCCTTCCCCCGCACCCTCACGACCGTGATGGGCGACGTCGAGATCCCGGCGCAGCCCAAGAAGGTCGTCGTCCTCGACACCGGCGAGCTCGACGACGTCACCCTGCTCGGCATCGACCCGGTCGGCGCCGTCGCCCCGCACTTCAAGACGGAGGGCGGCTTCCCCACGTATCTGGAGGGCGACCTCGAGAACACCACGGACGTCGGCCCCCTCCTGGAGCCGAACCTGGAAAAGATCGCCTCTCTCCGGCCCGACCTGATCCTGTCCTCCAAGGTCCGCCACGAGAAGGTCTACGACAAGCTCAGCGCCATCGCCCCGACCGTCTTCACCGAGACCACCGGCGGTGTGTGGAAGGAGAACCTCAAGGTCCACGCCGAGGCGCTGGGCCTGGAGGACGAGGCCGAGGCCGAGCTGGAGAAGTACGAGACGCGGGCCGAGGCGCTCGGTGAGGAGATCAAGAAGAAGGACGGCACTCTGCCGACCGTCTCCGTCGTCCGTTTCGTCGCCGGCCCGACCAGGCTCTACGCCTCCAACTCCTACAGCGGTGTCGTCCTGGACGACGTCGGCTTCCGGCGCCCGAAGTCGCAGATCTCCGACGACCCGGCCGTGACCATGAAGGACGTCAGCCCCGAGGAGATCGACCGGGCCGACGCCGACCTGATCTTCGTCACCACCGCCGACACCCCGGACAAGACCCAGCAGAAGCAGGTCACTTCCAACCCCGTCTGGAAGGACCTGCCCGCCGTCGAGGACGGCAAGGTCTTCGAGGTCCCGGACGAGACCTGGATGTCCGGCATCGGCGTCCAGGCCGCCGAGGAGATGCTCGCCGACATCGCCAAGGCCACCGGCGTCGAACTCCCGAAGCAGTAA
- a CDS encoding (2Fe-2S)-binding protein, which translates to MTVAHLETAQADIATPVPVLLSAAFRRLDAICEALSVRIVEPGRSAVGTVGLTDGQEDVEAFVEAEAARIRERHDHTAPRHVAASRALHDYAWSVSLLMSGVWYLERRVPRIDPGDIRVDLTSGTFEITPGTALACLPDDPAAPLPGTRVVAHQEALRAELRAAVADHMGPVLEVMGPYVRRGSRALWGLVSDDLVSGLWYLGRTRGDEAAGVRAASAVLPAAQAPFPGGADFRSLRTSDGHEHPTRTRLGCCLYYTIRPAEACSTCPRTCDAERLRRLES; encoded by the coding sequence ATGACCGTGGCCCACCTGGAGACCGCCCAGGCCGACATCGCCACGCCCGTCCCGGTGCTCCTCTCCGCCGCCTTCCGCCGCCTGGACGCGATCTGCGAGGCACTGTCCGTGCGGATCGTCGAGCCCGGCCGATCGGCCGTCGGCACCGTCGGCCTGACGGACGGCCAGGAGGACGTCGAGGCCTTCGTGGAGGCGGAGGCCGCCCGCATCCGGGAGCGGCACGACCACACCGCGCCCCGGCATGTCGCCGCCTCCCGCGCCCTGCACGACTACGCGTGGTCGGTGAGCCTGTTGATGAGCGGCGTGTGGTACCTGGAGCGTCGCGTGCCCCGCATCGACCCCGGCGACATACGGGTCGACCTCACGTCGGGCACCTTCGAGATCACCCCCGGCACCGCCCTGGCCTGCCTCCCGGACGACCCGGCCGCGCCCCTGCCCGGCACCCGGGTCGTCGCCCACCAGGAGGCGCTGCGCGCCGAGTTGAGGGCCGCCGTGGCGGACCACATGGGTCCGGTGCTGGAGGTGATGGGCCCGTACGTCCGCCGCGGCTCGCGCGCGCTGTGGGGTCTGGTCTCCGACGACCTGGTCTCCGGCCTCTGGTACCTCGGGCGGACGCGCGGCGACGAGGCCGCCGGCGTCCGGGCCGCCTCCGCCGTCCTGCCCGCCGCCCAGGCCCCCTTCCCCGGCGGCGCCGACTTCCGTTCCCTGCGCACCAGCGACGGCCACGAGCACCCGACCCGCACCCGTCTCGGGTGCTGCCTCTACTACACGATCCGCCCCGCCGAGGCCTGCTCCACCTGCCCGCGCACCTGCGACGCGGAACGACTGCGCCGACTGGAGAGCTGA
- a CDS encoding family 43 glycosylhydrolase, whose amino-acid sequence MQEYAGYVFVYFTGEDSPDGERIRFALSRGDDPLRWRELNGGAPVLTSDLGTGGLRDPFLVRAPEGDRFHLIATDLRMHGEPDGDWDQVQRTGSTSLMVWESTDLVHWTDGRLVRVAPDTAGNVWAPEACYDPELGAFVVFWASKLYGEDDPDHTADTHNRMLYATTRDFRVFSEPRLWNDPGHSVIDSTVVRHDGAYYRFTKDERAHSPAAPGGKFITVEKSKGLRDTSYDFVGDRIGQGAVEQGEGPIVFRSNADDRTWYLFVDEFSGRGYVPFETTDLDSGRWTPCEEFALPPGARHGSVLPVTRAEYERLLAGFAPPASVVDATVPEGLKAYAIVDDAASKVVLPVHPGTELDGLAPEFDLSVGSRIEPASGTPRDFRTPRSYTVTAAEGTARTWTVEAVPMRSPLLPGLYADPDIQEFQGRYYIYPTTDGFEGWGGTRFEVFSSDDLVHWENHGVVLDLESDVSWADRHAWAPAAGERDGSYYFYFCADQQIGVAVGDSPTGPFRDALGRPLIGRDDYAGQMIDPAVLTDDDGTTYLYWGNSEAYGVPLDEDMVSFDPARVRRFTPENFREGAFVVKRRGVYYFMWSEDDTRSEDYRVAYATGPTPLGPWTEKGVILRKRPEYGILATGHHTVVNVPGTDDWFICYHRFAIPGPGTPRGDGVRRESTLDRLVFAADGSIEEVVPTLRSIDPVVSPG is encoded by the coding sequence TTGCAGGAGTACGCCGGATACGTCTTCGTCTACTTCACCGGCGAGGACAGCCCGGACGGCGAGCGGATCCGGTTCGCGCTCAGCCGGGGCGACGACCCGCTGCGCTGGCGTGAGCTGAACGGCGGGGCGCCGGTGCTCACCTCGGACCTCGGGACGGGCGGGCTGCGCGATCCGTTCCTCGTGCGCGCCCCGGAAGGCGACCGGTTCCATCTGATCGCCACCGACCTCAGGATGCACGGGGAGCCGGACGGCGACTGGGACCAGGTGCAGCGCACCGGAAGCACCTCGCTCATGGTCTGGGAGAGCACCGATCTGGTGCACTGGACCGACGGCCGACTCGTACGCGTCGCCCCCGACACGGCCGGCAACGTCTGGGCGCCCGAGGCCTGTTACGACCCGGAACTCGGCGCGTTCGTCGTCTTCTGGGCGTCGAAGCTGTACGGGGAGGACGACCCGGACCACACCGCCGACACCCACAACAGGATGCTGTACGCGACCACCCGTGACTTCCGTGTCTTCAGTGAGCCCCGGCTGTGGAACGACCCCGGCCACTCGGTCATCGACTCGACCGTCGTCCGGCACGACGGCGCCTACTACCGCTTCACCAAGGACGAACGTGCCCACTCCCCCGCCGCGCCCGGCGGAAAGTTCATCACGGTGGAGAAGTCGAAGGGGCTGCGCGACACCTCGTACGACTTCGTGGGCGACCGGATCGGTCAGGGGGCCGTCGAGCAGGGTGAGGGGCCGATCGTCTTCAGGTCGAACGCGGACGACCGCACGTGGTACCTGTTCGTCGACGAGTTCAGCGGGCGCGGCTATGTGCCCTTCGAGACCACCGACCTGGATTCCGGACGGTGGACGCCCTGTGAGGAGTTCGCGCTCCCGCCCGGCGCGCGGCACGGCTCGGTGCTGCCGGTGACGCGAGCCGAGTACGAGCGGCTCCTCGCCGGGTTCGCGCCGCCCGCGTCCGTCGTCGACGCCACCGTGCCGGAAGGACTGAAGGCGTACGCGATCGTCGACGACGCCGCGTCGAAGGTCGTTCTGCCTGTGCACCCGGGCACCGAACTCGACGGTCTCGCCCCGGAGTTCGACCTGTCGGTGGGCTCCCGGATCGAGCCCGCGTCGGGCACCCCGCGGGATTTCCGCACCCCGCGGAGCTACACCGTCACCGCGGCCGAAGGCACCGCCCGCACCTGGACGGTGGAGGCCGTGCCGATGCGCAGCCCCTTGCTGCCGGGACTGTACGCCGACCCCGACATCCAGGAGTTCCAAGGCCGTTACTACATCTATCCGACGACGGACGGCTTCGAGGGCTGGGGCGGCACCCGGTTCGAGGTGTTCTCCTCCGACGACCTGGTCCACTGGGAGAACCACGGCGTCGTCCTCGATCTGGAGTCGGACGTGAGCTGGGCGGACCGCCACGCCTGGGCGCCGGCCGCCGGGGAACGCGACGGGTCGTACTACTTCTACTTCTGCGCCGACCAGCAGATCGGCGTGGCCGTCGGCGACAGCCCGACCGGCCCCTTCCGGGACGCCCTGGGCCGGCCGCTCATCGGGCGCGACGACTACGCGGGCCAGATGATCGACCCGGCCGTCCTCACGGACGACGACGGCACGACGTATCTCTACTGGGGCAACAGCGAGGCGTACGGCGTACCGCTCGACGAGGACATGGTGTCCTTCGACCCGGCGCGGGTACGGCGGTTCACCCCGGAGAACTTCCGCGAGGGGGCCTTCGTCGTCAAACGGCGGGGCGTCTACTACTTCATGTGGTCGGAGGACGACACCCGCAGCGAGGACTACCGCGTCGCCTACGCCACCGGCCCCACCCCGCTGGGCCCGTGGACCGAGAAGGGGGTGATCCTGCGCAAGCGCCCGGAGTACGGGATCCTCGCCACCGGCCATCACACGGTCGTGAACGTCCCGGGCACCGACGACTGGTTCATCTGCTACCACCGGTTCGCGATTCCGGGCCCCGGCACCCCGCGCGGTGACGGCGTCCGCCGGGAATCCACCCTGGACCGGCTGGTGTTCGCGGCGGACGGCTCGATCGAGGAGGTCGTGCCGACGCTGCGGTCCATCGATCCGGTGGTCAGCCCAGGGTGA
- a CDS encoding MFS transporter has protein sequence MLAVLRHRAYRRLFTAQVVALVGTGLATVALGLLAYDLAGADAGSVLGTALAIKMVAYVVIAPAVGAVADRLPRRALMVTADLVRAGIAVSLPFVGEVWQVYVLVFLLQSASAVFTPTFQAVVPDVLPEERDYTRALSMSRLAYDLESLFSPALAAALLSVMTYDGLFSGTVLGFLASAALVVSTALPERAAATAPSTGGVYARATAGTRLFLGVPELRALLALNLAVAAAGAMVTVNSVVYVRDVLGLSAGALPLALGAYGAGSMAVALMLPRVLDKVPDRAVMLPGALSLTVVFAGLGAVTGAPGGSWRLPGLLVVWAAFGAACSAVLTPTGRLVRRSVAPGERTAAFAAQFSLSHGCWLLTYPLAGWLGAAAGLNWAVLALGSLALGAALLAVRLWPTTSSADAPSAPAPPDRTHAGHAHAAGVHGAHVHADLPFGHPHLAGARRVPNGWRHSHGHLTDGLHAR, from the coding sequence ATGCTCGCCGTTCTGCGTCATCGCGCCTACCGGCGGCTCTTCACCGCCCAGGTCGTCGCCCTGGTGGGCACCGGACTCGCGACCGTCGCGCTCGGGCTGCTGGCGTACGACCTCGCGGGTGCCGACGCGGGGTCCGTCCTCGGTACGGCTCTCGCGATCAAGATGGTGGCGTACGTGGTGATCGCCCCGGCCGTCGGCGCGGTCGCCGACCGACTGCCGCGCCGGGCACTGATGGTGACGGCGGACCTGGTACGCGCGGGAATCGCCGTGTCGCTGCCGTTCGTCGGCGAGGTCTGGCAGGTGTACGTCCTGGTGTTCCTCCTGCAGTCCGCGTCGGCCGTGTTCACGCCCACGTTCCAGGCCGTCGTCCCCGACGTGCTGCCCGAGGAGCGCGACTACACACGGGCCCTGTCGATGTCCCGGCTCGCGTACGACCTGGAGAGCCTCTTCTCCCCCGCCCTCGCGGCCGCCCTGTTGTCGGTGATGACCTACGACGGGCTGTTCAGCGGCACGGTCCTCGGTTTCCTCGCCTCGGCCGCGCTGGTCGTCTCGACCGCCCTGCCCGAGCGGGCCGCCGCCACCGCCCCGAGCACGGGCGGCGTGTACGCGCGGGCCACCGCCGGCACGCGCCTCTTCCTGGGCGTGCCCGAGCTGCGGGCCCTGCTCGCCCTGAACCTCGCGGTCGCGGCGGCCGGGGCGATGGTGACGGTGAACTCCGTCGTCTACGTCCGCGATGTGCTGGGCCTGTCGGCGGGCGCCCTGCCGCTGGCTCTCGGGGCGTACGGGGCCGGTTCCATGGCCGTGGCGCTGATGCTGCCCCGGGTGCTGGACAAGGTGCCGGACCGGGCCGTGATGCTGCCGGGCGCGTTGTCGCTGACCGTCGTCTTCGCCGGGCTGGGGGCCGTCACGGGGGCACCGGGCGGGAGTTGGCGGCTGCCCGGGCTGCTGGTCGTCTGGGCCGCGTTCGGTGCCGCGTGCTCGGCGGTGCTCACCCCGACCGGACGCCTCGTCCGCCGCTCGGTGGCGCCCGGGGAACGTACGGCCGCGTTCGCCGCCCAGTTCTCCCTCTCGCACGGCTGCTGGCTGCTGACGTACCCGCTGGCCGGATGGCTGGGGGCGGCGGCCGGGCTGAACTGGGCGGTGCTCGCCCTGGGTTCGCTCGCGCTGGGCGCGGCGCTGCTGGCCGTACGGCTCTGGCCGACGACATCGAGCGCCGACGCACCCTCGGCTCCCGCACCGCCGGACCGGACGCACGCGGGCCATGCGCACGCGGCCGGCGTGCACGGAGCCCACGTGCACGCCGACCTCCCCTTCGGTCACCCCCATCTGGCGGGGGCCCGGCGCGTCCCGAACGGATGGCGACACAGCCACGGCCACCTCACGGACGGGCTGCACGCCCGCTGA
- a CDS encoding NIPSNAP family protein: MITIHLKYEIDADKLEDFEEYGRRWVRLVNRFGGTHHGYFLPSESDSDIAYALFSFPSLAAYERYRTDSMSDPECQDAFALARDTRCIKRYERRFLRPLDGLS, translated from the coding sequence GTGATCACCATTCATCTGAAGTACGAGATCGACGCCGACAAACTTGAGGACTTCGAAGAGTACGGGCGGCGCTGGGTTCGGCTCGTCAACCGTTTCGGCGGGACGCACCACGGCTACTTCCTGCCGAGCGAGAGCGACAGCGACATCGCCTACGCCCTGTTCTCCTTTCCCAGTCTCGCCGCGTACGAGCGGTACCGCACGGACAGCATGTCCGATCCGGAGTGCCAGGACGCGTTCGCGCTGGCCCGCGACACCCGCTGCATCAAGCGGTACGAACGCCGCTTCCTCCGGCCGCTCGACGGCTTGTCCTGA
- a CDS encoding ABC transporter ATP-binding protein, with protein sequence MPPTNQLSTQGLDLRYGDRTVVGGLDLTLPGGAVTAIVGPNACGKSTLLRGLSRLLAPTAGTVTLDGCDIHRMTARALALRMGLLPQQPVTPEAITVEALVRLGRYPHQRLLSPWSAADQRAVDEALDRTGTTVLRDEPVDRLSGGQRQRAWIALALAQDTELLLLDEPTTFLDLRHQLDVLDLVAALHAEAGRTVVMVLHDLGQAARYADHMVVLKDGRLAAAGPPAKVLDADLVKSVFDVDCRVVPDPETGTPLVVPKSAAARHTTAPAVA encoded by the coding sequence ATGCCCCCCACCAACCAACTTTCCACACAGGGCCTCGACCTGCGCTACGGCGACCGGACCGTGGTCGGCGGGCTCGACCTGACGCTGCCCGGCGGGGCCGTGACCGCGATCGTCGGACCCAACGCCTGCGGCAAGTCGACCCTGTTGCGAGGACTGAGCCGACTGCTCGCGCCCACCGCCGGGACGGTCACCCTCGACGGCTGCGACATCCACCGCATGACCGCCCGCGCACTGGCCCTGCGGATGGGACTGCTGCCGCAGCAGCCCGTCACCCCCGAGGCGATCACCGTCGAGGCGCTCGTACGGCTCGGGCGGTACCCGCACCAACGCCTGCTGAGCCCCTGGTCGGCCGCCGACCAGCGGGCCGTGGACGAGGCGCTGGACCGCACCGGCACGACGGTGCTGCGGGACGAGCCCGTCGACAGACTCTCCGGCGGCCAGCGCCAACGCGCCTGGATCGCTCTGGCGTTGGCGCAGGACACCGAACTGCTCCTGCTCGACGAACCGACCACCTTCCTCGACCTCCGGCACCAGCTCGACGTCCTCGACCTGGTCGCCGCCCTGCACGCCGAGGCCGGCCGCACCGTCGTGATGGTGCTGCACGACCTCGGACAGGCCGCCCGTTACGCCGACCACATGGTCGTGCTCAAGGACGGGCGCCTCGCCGCCGCCGGCCCGCCGGCGAAGGTGCTCGACGCGGACCTGGTCAAGTCCGTGTTCGACGTGGACTGCCGGGTCGTTCCCGACCCGGAGACCGGCACACCGCTGGTCGTCCCGAAGAGCGCCGCGGCACGGCACACCACCGCGCCCGCCGTCGCCTGA
- a CDS encoding endonuclease/exonuclease/phosphatase family protein, with amino-acid sequence MRPDRPATGRVGAVVAVLTAGLVLFPRAVPNSVGRLGSLLEAFLPWLGLVAVVLLGVGLLHRSAVALLALLLPVAAWTYTFGGLLLPGARPGPRDLLVVQHNVSDENTDPAGTARALADAEPDLIALEELVPTALPVYERTLARQYPHHAVRGTVGLWSRHPLTGTRLLDIKPEGIEEDWSRGLRTSVRTPHGDLAVYVAHLPSVRVGAGGLASQWRDESAGLLGRAVAAETRNPVILLGDLNGTVDDRGLAPLTARLNVAERGFAFSYPAGLPLTRIDQVMARSATVADIRALPATGSDHLPVAARITLG; translated from the coding sequence GTGAGGCCGGACCGTCCCGCTACCGGACGGGTGGGCGCCGTGGTGGCCGTGCTGACCGCCGGGCTCGTGCTGTTCCCCCGTGCGGTCCCCAACTCCGTGGGCCGGCTGGGCAGTCTGCTGGAGGCGTTCCTGCCCTGGCTCGGCCTGGTGGCCGTGGTGCTGCTCGGCGTGGGACTCCTGCACCGCTCGGCCGTCGCGCTGCTGGCCCTCCTGCTTCCGGTGGCGGCCTGGACGTACACCTTCGGCGGGCTGCTGCTGCCCGGTGCGCGGCCCGGTCCGCGGGACCTCCTCGTGGTGCAGCACAACGTCAGCGACGAGAACACCGACCCGGCGGGCACGGCCCGAGCCCTGGCCGACGCCGAGCCCGATCTCATCGCGCTGGAGGAACTGGTGCCCACGGCACTGCCGGTCTACGAGAGGACACTCGCCCGCCAGTACCCCCACCACGCGGTCCGGGGCACCGTCGGCCTCTGGTCGAGGCATCCGCTCACCGGGACCCGCCTGCTGGACATCAAGCCCGAGGGGATCGAGGAGGACTGGAGCCGCGGGCTCAGGACCTCGGTCCGTACCCCGCACGGCGACCTCGCGGTGTACGTCGCCCACCTGCCGTCGGTCCGTGTCGGGGCGGGCGGGCTCGCGTCGCAGTGGCGGGACGAGAGCGCCGGCCTGCTGGGCCGGGCCGTCGCCGCGGAGACGCGGAACCCGGTGATCCTGCTGGGCGACCTCAACGGCACGGTCGACGACCGCGGCCTCGCGCCGCTCACCGCACGGCTGAACGTGGCGGAGCGCGGCTTCGCCTTCAGCTACCCCGCCGGTCTGCCGCTCACCCGGATCGACCAGGTCATGGCCCGCTCGGCGACCGTCGCCGACATCCGCGCCCTGCCCGCCACCGGCAGCGACCACCTGCCGGTCGCCGCCCGGATCACCCTGGGCTGA
- a CDS encoding iron chelate uptake ABC transporter family permease subunit → MTLTYKAAVRQGARRPPERARLLAYGTTGLLALLALVTVAVSAGEMSMPASVALRALLGFGDPGDVLVVREFRAPRAVAAVVAGAGLGAAGCVLQRLFRNPLASPDVMGVTGGASLGAVALLAAGASQLLIPVGALAGGLLAALLLGVFAWRSGLVVTRLVLTGLAVQAGLAAAVNLMIVRFPAELAGSALQWTTGSVYGRTWTELWGAGAATLLALAAALVTHRRLAVLDLGDESAGALGLDTSAARLQLLLVAVTLASLAAALAGPVTFVALAVPHLVRFLTGPPTTATLALAALTGAVLLLAADLAVQHLLPVEGLPVGAATATLGAPWLLVLMFRQSAPGRGV, encoded by the coding sequence ATGACCCTGACGTACAAGGCGGCCGTACGACAGGGCGCGCGTCGCCCGCCCGAACGGGCCCGCCTCCTCGCGTACGGCACGACCGGTCTCCTCGCCCTGCTCGCGCTGGTCACGGTCGCCGTCTCCGCGGGGGAGATGAGCATGCCCGCGTCCGTGGCGCTCCGCGCGCTGCTCGGGTTCGGTGATCCGGGCGATGTGCTGGTGGTGCGGGAGTTCCGGGCGCCCCGTGCCGTCGCCGCCGTCGTGGCCGGTGCCGGACTGGGGGCGGCGGGCTGCGTCCTGCAACGGCTGTTCCGCAACCCCCTCGCCTCCCCGGACGTGATGGGGGTGACGGGCGGGGCCTCGCTCGGCGCCGTCGCCCTGCTGGCCGCCGGTGCCTCCCAACTGCTCATCCCGGTAGGCGCGTTGGCCGGTGGCCTGCTGGCCGCGTTGCTGCTCGGGGTGTTCGCCTGGCGGTCCGGCCTCGTCGTCACCCGGCTCGTCCTCACCGGCCTCGCCGTCCAGGCGGGCCTTGCCGCCGCCGTCAACTTGATGATCGTGCGCTTCCCCGCCGAACTCGCCGGCTCGGCACTCCAGTGGACGACCGGGTCGGTGTACGGCCGCACCTGGACGGAGCTCTGGGGCGCCGGCGCCGCCACGCTGCTCGCCCTGGCCGCCGCGCTGGTCACCCACCGCCGCCTCGCCGTGCTCGACCTGGGCGACGAATCGGCGGGCGCCCTCGGCCTCGACACCTCCGCCGCGCGCCTGCAACTACTCCTCGTCGCCGTCACGTTGGCCTCCCTGGCGGCGGCCCTCGCGGGCCCGGTCACCTTCGTCGCCCTCGCCGTCCCACACCTCGTCCGCTTCCTCACCGGCCCGCCCACGACGGCGACGCTCGCCCTCGCCGCCCTCACCGGTGCCGTCCTCCTCCTCGCCGCCGACCTCGCCGTCCAACACCTCCTCCCCGTGGAGGGCCTGCCGGTCGGCGCCGCCACCGCGACGTTGGGGGCGCCGTGGCTGCTGGTGCTGATGTTCCGTCAGAGTGCGCCGGGGAGGGGTGTGTGA
- a CDS encoding FecCD family ABC transporter permease — protein MPLFLGGIGALALCAALSLALGARSVPLSTVLDTLSGHVEGRDALVVTGLRLPRTVIGLAVGSALAVAGAVAQGITRNPLASPTTLGINAGAGFAVVVAIFALRLTDSVEYVWFAFAGAAAAAVLAQGLARRAGDIDPVRLALGGTVLQLVLLSWTSAVMLASQRTLDEARFWLAGSLAGRQLDTLYPVLPSLLLGLLLAGAVAPALNALALGDDSAQALGVPVTRVRLAGGLAVVLLAGSAVAVAGPVAFIGLAAPHLVRPLLGGDHRLLVPGCLIAGPLLLLTADILGRLVIRPAELEVGIVTAFLGAPLLAMLARKAAR, from the coding sequence CTGCCCCTGTTCCTCGGCGGAATCGGCGCGCTGGCGCTGTGCGCCGCGCTGAGCCTCGCCCTCGGAGCCCGCTCCGTCCCTCTGTCCACCGTGCTCGACACACTGTCGGGACACGTCGAGGGCCGGGACGCCCTGGTGGTGACGGGACTTCGGCTGCCGCGCACGGTCATCGGCCTCGCGGTCGGCTCCGCCCTCGCAGTCGCGGGCGCCGTGGCCCAGGGGATCACCCGCAACCCGCTGGCCTCCCCGACCACCCTGGGCATCAACGCGGGTGCGGGGTTCGCGGTCGTCGTCGCCATCTTCGCGCTGCGACTCACCGACTCCGTCGAGTACGTGTGGTTCGCCTTCGCCGGAGCCGCCGCCGCGGCCGTCCTCGCCCAGGGGCTGGCCCGCCGTGCCGGGGACATCGACCCGGTCCGGCTGGCCCTCGGCGGTACGGTGCTCCAACTGGTGCTGCTGTCCTGGACGTCGGCGGTCATGCTGGCGAGTCAGCGCACCCTGGACGAGGCGCGCTTCTGGCTGGCGGGCTCCCTCGCCGGGCGCCAACTCGACACGCTCTACCCGGTGTTGCCGTCCCTGCTGCTCGGCCTGCTGCTCGCCGGGGCCGTCGCACCCGCACTCAACGCCCTCGCCCTGGGCGACGACTCGGCCCAGGCGCTCGGCGTACCGGTCACCCGCGTCCGGCTCGCCGGAGGCCTCGCGGTCGTCCTGCTCGCCGGATCCGCGGTCGCCGTGGCCGGCCCGGTCGCCTTCATCGGGCTCGCCGCACCCCACCTCGTCCGCCCGCTCCTCGGCGGCGACCACCGCCTCCTCGTCCCCGGCTGCCTCATCGCCGGCCCCCTGCTCCTCCTCACCGCCGACATCCTCGGGCGCCTGGTCATCCGCCCCGCGGAACTGGAGGTCGGCATCGTCACCGCGTTCCTCGGCGCACCCCTGCTGGCCATGCTCGCCCGGAAGGCCGCCCGATGA
- a CDS encoding helix-turn-helix domain-containing protein, with translation MSEGSAEDDHLAQRLVDAADAASLPLFAGWRAQPCPADDPVGAAMQRVHVQREHRGACHLAAVRVYGLTAQAAMVVNLGVEQAAHHGWREPQPVAAALIPRRRRAEQLPGELQAPLYTAPTARQRTEFARLVDALTTSPTP, from the coding sequence GTGTCCGAAGGCTCGGCGGAGGACGACCACTTGGCGCAGCGGCTGGTCGACGCCGCCGACGCCGCCTCCCTGCCCCTGTTCGCCGGCTGGCGCGCGCAGCCCTGCCCCGCAGACGATCCCGTCGGGGCGGCCATGCAGCGCGTCCACGTACAGCGAGAACACCGGGGTGCCTGCCATCTGGCGGCGGTGCGCGTGTACGGACTGACCGCCCAGGCGGCCATGGTCGTCAACCTCGGCGTCGAGCAGGCGGCCCACCACGGCTGGCGAGAACCGCAACCCGTCGCCGCGGCCCTGATCCCCCGACGGCGGCGCGCCGAGCAGCTCCCCGGCGAGTTGCAGGCGCCGCTCTACACCGCACCGACCGCCCGGCAACGCACCGAGTTCGCCCGGCTCGTCGACGCCTTGACCACCTCCCCCACCCCATGA
- a CDS encoding ArsR/SmtB family transcription factor: protein MPERHAVSPASGAHLRAPDSARLTEATGVFAMLSDVTRLHLLWLLAQGESDVGSLADRCEASRTAVSQHLAKLRLAGLVDTRREGRHIYYSLADGHLKRLVVEALSHADHRVSGQAPHD, encoded by the coding sequence ATGCCTGAACGCCATGCCGTGTCACCTGCGTCCGGTGCGCATCTGCGCGCTCCTGACAGCGCACGGCTCACCGAGGCGACCGGAGTGTTCGCGATGCTCTCCGACGTCACCCGGCTGCATCTGCTGTGGCTGCTCGCGCAGGGCGAGTCGGACGTCGGCTCCCTGGCCGACCGCTGCGAGGCGTCCCGCACGGCCGTCAGCCAGCATCTGGCGAAGCTCCGGCTCGCCGGGCTCGTGGACACCCGCCGCGAGGGGCGGCACATCTACTACAGCCTCGCCGACGGGCACCTCAAGCGCCTGGTGGTGGAGGCGCTCAGCCACGCGGACCACCGGGTCAGCGGCCAGGCACCGCACGACTGA